In the Rhodothermaceae bacterium genome, one interval contains:
- a CDS encoding DNA-3-methyladenine glycosylase 2 family protein, producing the protein MPPYDIDEALHALRASDPCMASLIARVGAFELLLTDEWSPFQELVRSVIFQQISRHAGKAIQGRLFDLFGGPPEPDALLETPLGTLRSVGLSQAKENTIRSLATSAKDGTLPDRTRIQTLSDEEIIEALTMHRGIGIWTVQMLLIFNLGRPDVWPVTDLGIRRGYKIAYDLEDLPKPSELRSLGDDWRPFRSVASWYLWRANDL; encoded by the coding sequence ATGCCTCCTTACGATATCGATGAAGCGCTGCATGCTCTCAGGGCCTCGGACCCTTGCATGGCCAGCCTGATTGCCCGTGTGGGTGCCTTCGAGCTGTTATTGACCGATGAGTGGAGCCCTTTCCAGGAACTGGTACGCTCTGTGATCTTCCAACAGATTTCGAGGCACGCTGGAAAAGCGATCCAGGGCCGACTGTTCGACCTATTTGGCGGCCCTCCTGAACCTGATGCCCTCCTCGAGACCCCGCTCGGCACGCTCAGGTCGGTGGGACTCTCTCAGGCAAAGGAGAATACAATTCGCAGCCTTGCCACAAGCGCAAAAGATGGTACACTACCGGATCGAACGCGCATCCAGACCTTAAGCGACGAAGAGATCATTGAAGCACTGACAATGCACCGAGGGATCGGAATCTGGACGGTTCAGATGCTTCTCATTTTCAACTTGGGACGTCCAGATGTATGGCCGGTTACCGACCTGGGGATTCGCCGTGGATACAAGATCGCCTATGACCTGGAGGATCTCCCCAAACCCTCAGAGCTTCGTTCGTTAGGAGATGATTGGAGACCATTCCGAAGTGTTGCCAGCTGGTATCTCTGGCGTGCGAACGACCTGTAA
- a CDS encoding DUF1801 domain-containing protein has protein sequence MSQLKTQPTNASVQEFLNALERPDQQADSAVLLRMMGVATGDSPKMWGPSIIGFGQFCYRYASGRTGEWFQVGFSPRKRAFSIYLSGGLNRHEAALTKLGKYTRGKSCLYIKRLSDVDLNVLDAMIQDACSFTEGDMLT, from the coding sequence ATGTCACAACTCAAAACTCAACCTACCAATGCGAGCGTCCAGGAATTCCTCAATGCACTGGAGCGCCCTGACCAACAAGCAGACAGTGCTGTTCTGCTGCGTATGATGGGAGTAGCCACAGGGGATTCACCAAAGATGTGGGGTCCCAGCATCATTGGCTTTGGCCAGTTTTGTTATCGCTATGCATCGGGTCGGACTGGCGAATGGTTCCAAGTCGGGTTTTCTCCTCGAAAAAGAGCCTTCAGTATATACCTGTCCGGTGGACTGAATCGCCATGAGGCCGCCTTGACGAAGTTGGGCAAATATACCCGGGGCAAGAGTTGCCTCTATATCAAGCGGTTAAGTGATGTGGATTTGAACGTTCTAGATGCCATGATCCAGGACGCCTGTTCATTTACCGAAGGCGATATGCTCACGTGA